From Rhodopseudomonas palustris:
ATGCGCTGGCCGAGCCGGCGGAACGGCTCGAAAGTGTGGGTCGGCAGCGGCGAGGTGAAGATCGGCAGGTCCTGGCCCTTGAAGTGCTGGCCGGCGATCATCTGCGCCATGCGGCGGCCGGCCTGCGCCGAATAGGACACGCCGTTGCCGCCATAGCCGAGCGCGTAGAACAATTTGTTCTGCGGGTCGGGCTGGAAGATCCGCGGCATCATGTCGTGGCTGACGTCGACCCAGCCCCACCACGAATAGTCGATCTCGATGCCCTGCAGCGCCGGGAATTTGCGATGCAGGCCGTCGATCAGGAGCTGGAGATGCTTCGGATGATCGGCGTCGGCGCCGGTGATCGAGGAACGGCTGCCGATCTGGATGCGGTTGTCCGGCAGCAGGCGGTAGTAGTAGCGCAGCGTCCGCGTGTCGGTCAGCACCAGCTTGGTTCTGAAGCCGGTGGCGTCGAGTTCGGCCGCGGTCAGCGGCCGCGTCACGATCGAGTTCGACAGGATCGGCATGCAGCGGCCGCGCAGCGCCGGGGTCAGACCGGGCGCCGTGTAGGCGCCGGTGGCGATGCCGACCGCGCGGGCCCGCACCGTGCCGCCCGGCGTGCGCAGATACATCGCGCCGTCGCGGGACTGGATCTCGGCGACCGGGCTCGCCGGATGGATTTTGACGCCGAGATCGCGCGCCATCTGCTGATAGCCGAAGGCGAGCCTGGCCGGATGCACCCCGGTGCCGAGCGGCTCCAGCACGGCGCCGACGGCCTCGGCTTCATTGACGTAGTCGCTGCGCA
This genomic window contains:
- a CDS encoding FAD-binding oxidoreductase, producing MNRPLKTPPLAAYDPHYDPLVSDGPGRNRDYAPTYWQATAGTLPDDDGPISRDLDADVAIVGSGYTGLACAIFLAREHGIKPVVLEANRVAWGCSTRNGGQGQNAAGRLTRSQWIARWGVDVAKQLHAEIRDGFETFEELIRQSPIDCEPQRGGHLYIAHRQRQFDKIAAEAEVLRDVFGENTSVVSADRLRSDYVNEAEAVGAVLEPLGTGVHPARLAFGYQQMARDLGVKIHPASPVAEIQSRDGAMYLRTPGGTVRARAVGIATGAYTAPGLTPALRGRCMPILSNSIVTRPLTAAELDATGFRTKLVLTDTRTLRYYYRLLPDNRIQIGSRSSITGADADHPKHLQLLIDGLHRKFPALQGIEIDYSWWGWVDVSHDMMPRIFQPDPQNKLFYALGYGGNGVSYSAQAGRRMAQMIAGQHFKGQDLPIFTSPLPTHTFEPFRRLGQRMLYRWYHMRDEAA